The following are from one region of the Myotis daubentonii chromosome 2, mMyoDau2.1, whole genome shotgun sequence genome:
- the MYF5 gene encoding myogenic factor 5: protein MDMMEGCQFSPSEYFYDGSCIPSPEGEFGDEFEPQVAAFGAHKAELQGSDEDEHVRAPSGHHQAGHCLMWACKACKRKSTTMDRRKAATMRERRRLKKVNQAFETLKRCTTTNPNQRLPKVEILRNAIRYIESLQELLREQVENYYGMPGQSCSEPASPTSNCSDGMPECNSPVWSRKSSSFDSIYCPDVSNVYATDKSSLSSLDCLSSIVDRITNSEQPGLPLQHPASLSPVASTDSQPATPGASSSRLIYHVL from the exons ATGGACATGATGGAAGGCTGCCAGTTCTCGCCTTCTGAGTATTTCTACGACGGCTCCTGCATCCCGTCCCCCGAGGGCGAGTTCGGGGACGAGTTTGAGCCTCAGGTGGCTGCCTTCGGGGCGCACAAAGCAGAGCTGCAGGGCTCCGACGAGGACGAGCACGTGCGAGCACCTTCGGGCCACCACCAGGCCGGCCACTGCCTCATGTGGGCCTGCAAGGCATGCAAGAGGAAGTCCACCACCATGGACAGGCGGAAGGCGGCCACCATGCGCGAGCGGAGACGCCTGAAGAAGGTCAACCAGGCTTTCGAGACGCTCAAGAGGTGCACCACGACCAACCCCAACCAGAGGCTGCCCAAGGTTGAGATCCTCAGGAATGCCATCCGCTACATAGAGAgcctgcaggagctgctgagagaGCAGGTGGAGAACTACTACGGCATGCCGGGACAGAGCTGCTCCGAGcccgccagccccacctccaacTGCTCCGACGGCATG CCTGAATGTAACAGCCCTGTCTGGTCCAGAAAGAGCAGCAGTTTTGACAgcatctactgtcctgatgtatCAAATG TGTATGCCACAGATAAAAGCTCCTTATCCAGCCTGGATTGCTTATCTAGCATAGTGGATCGGATCACCAACTCAGAGCAACCTGGATTGCCTCTGCAGCACCCGGCCTCTCTCTCCCCAGTTGCCAGCACTGATTCACAGCCTGCAACTCCAGGGGCTTCTAGTTCAAGGCTAATCTATCATGTGCTATGA
- the MYF6 gene encoding myogenic factor 6, with product MMMDLFETGSYFFYLDGENVTLQPLEVAEGSPLYPGSDGTLSPCQDQMPPEPGSDSSGEEHVLAPPGLQPPHCPGQCLIWACKTCKRKSAPTDRRKAATLRERRRLKKINEAFEALKRRTVANPNQRLPKVEILRSAISYIERLQDLLHRLDQQEKMQELGVDPFNYRPKQENLEGADFLRTCSSQWPSVSDHSRGLVIAAKEGGTSIDSSASSSLRCLSSIVDSISSEERKLPCVEEVVEK from the exons ATGATGATGGACCTTTTTGAAACTGGCTCCTATTTCTTTTACTTGGACGGAGAAAATGTTACCCTGCAGCCCTTAGAAGTGGCAGAGGGCTCTCCTTTGTATCCAGGGAGCGATGGTACCCTATCCCCCTGCCAGGACCAAATGCCCCCTGAACCTGGGAGCGACAGCAGCGGAGAGGAACACGTCCTGGCGCCCCCAGGCCTACAGCCTCCCCACTGTCCGGGCCAATGCCTCATCTGGGCTTGTAAGACCTGCAAGAGAAAATCTGCCCCCACCGACAGACGGAAAGCCGCCACCCTGCGCGAGAGGAGGCGGCTAAAGAAAATCAACGAGGCCTTCGAGGCTCTGAAGCGAAGGACTGTGGCCAACCCCAACCAGAGGCTGCCCAAGGTGGAGATTCTGCGGAGCGCCATCAGCTACATCGAGCGGCTGCAGGACCTGCTGCACCGCCTGGATCAGCAGGAGAAAAtgcaggagctgggggtggaCCCCTTTAACTACAGACCCAAACAAGAGAAT CTCGAGGGTGCGGATTTCCTGCGCACCTGCAGCTCCCAGTGGCCAAGTGTTTCGGATCATTCCAGGGGGCTCGTGATCGCTGCCAAGGAAG GAGGGACAAGCATTGATTCCTCGGCCTCAAGCAGCCTTCGGTGCCTTTCTTCCATCGTGGACAGTATTTCCTCGGAGGAGCGTAAACTCCCCTGcgtggaggaggtggtggagaaGTAA